CTGGACCTGACTGATAAAATAGGTCTGCATGATCTATTTAGTACTTATCATTTTGATGTTGTATGTAATTTAGCAGCGCAAGCCGGTGTACGATATAGTTTAACAAATCCTGAGGCTTATTTAGAGTCAAATATTCACGGATTTTTGAATATTCTGGAATGTTGCAGGTATGCAAAAATCAAACATTTATTGTATGCAAGCTCCTCAAGTGTTTATGGTTTAAATAAGAAAATGCCATTTTCTGTTAATAACAATGTTGATCATCCGATTTCTTTATATGCCGCATCTAAAAAAAGTAATGAGTTAATGGCACATGCTTATAGTCATCTTTTTAATTTACCAACTACAGCTTTAAGGTTTTTTACTGTTTATGGTCCCTGGGGTAGGCCTGATATGGCTTTATTTATTTTTGCGAAAGCCATAATGGAGGGCAAGCCAATAAGAGTTTTTAATAATGGAAATATGAGCAGGGATTTTACTTACATAGATGATATTGTTGAAGGCATAGTGGAGCTGGTAGATAAACCAGCAGTACATAATGCAATATGGAACGCCTTTGAGCCAGATCCAGCAAGTTCTAAAGCCCCATATAGTATATTTAATATAGGAAGGGGTGCGCCAGTAAGTCTTTTAGAGTTTATAAATGAAATAGAGCATAATATTGGTGTTATGGCCAATAAGGAATATCTACCAATGCAAGATGGTGACGTAGCAGACACTTGGGCTGATATCTCCAGATTAAAGGACGAATTAAACTATACGCCCAAAGTATCAGTAAAAGAGGGGGTACATAACTTTGTAGAATGGTATAAAATGTTCTATTGTTCAAATAAGGAGGTGAAAAAGCGCTCAAGAATTAAAACAGCCGATCAAAACGCCATATTTACTACCAGGATTTAACTTTTATTTTGTTGTGTAATGTCATTTTAATGTCATTTAATATTGATGTTTAATATTTGTGAATCTACTTCACACTAGTCATAACTGCTAAAAATCGGCTGTGATTTGCAAGTGTGGACATTTTTACCCATTTTGGGTACTTCTTACTCTTTCTATTCTGTAACTTTTAAGATACAATTTTTTTTTAGGCTCCCCGTTTAAAGGGGGTATTTAAAAAAGAATGTATTAATGGAAAGATTAAGAAAAAAATTAACAAGCGTACTTATGTTTGGGATACTACTATCCACAATTTTAATGTTTAGTCAGTGCAAGAAGGATGCTCCTGCAGTTCCTGATAACTTGTCTGGCAGTAATAATATTGAAAATACAACGGGGGCTGTATCCAGCACAACAGCAACGTCAATAGATGTATCAGGTGCCACTTCAGAAGGAGGATTTGCATATGCGGTTTACCGTGATTTTGGTACTACTGGAGATTCGAACGCTCAGCCAACTATTTCAAAACTAAGAGTTTTTGAAGATGGCAAAGAATTGGGCGCAGCACATTCTAAACATGCTGATATCAGCTCAATAGGTAAAGGTAAATTCAGCCATTGGGGAAATGGTTTAATATTCTCTGCATCTGATAATACAGATCCGAGAAAAAATGGCAGGAAATATACCTTCACAACAGGAGGAACTCCGACCGAGATATCGCCGGTGGTGCCTTCAACAGAAACGGCTTTAGATTTGTCTGCGCTTAGCGCAGAAGGAGGCTTTGCTTATGTGCTTTACCGCGATTTTGGAACTACCGGAGATTCTAATGCTCAACCAAGCATTTCAACATTAAGAATTTTTGAAGATGGCAAAGAACTTGGAGCAGCTCATTCTAAACATGCTGATATCAGTTCTATAGGTAAAGGTAAATTCAGTCATTGGGGAAACAGTTTAATATTCTCTGCATCTGATAATACAAATCCGAAGACAAATGGAAGGAAATATACTTTCACAACAGGATCCGCACCAACTAATCCAACTACACCGCCAGTAACACCTCCAGAAACAGTTACCCCTCCAACAACAGGTGGTGGCAGTGGAGTAGTCGCTACCGGTTTAATTGGTTATGCAGCAGTAAATGGAACAACAACTGGTGGTAAAGGTGGTTCAGAAATTACAGTATCAACTTTACAGGCATTAAAGAGTGCAGTAGGTTCAGATGGTCCAAAAATTATTTATGTATCAGGTGCGATTAAAGGAGCTGGAGATGATCCAATCTATGTGAAATCAAATAAATCAATCATTGGTTTATCTGGTGCATCAGTAGAAGGCGCATCGTTTATGGTATATACAGTTAGTAATATTATTGTTCAAAACCTTAAAATTAAAAATTATGTAACCAACGCTGGTATTCAGATAAAAGAAGGTGCACACCATATCTGGGTAGACCACTGTGAATTCTCAGCAGATCGTAATCATGGATGGGAATATTATGGTAAAGATATTAGTATAACCAGATATTCAGATTATGTTACGGTTTCCTGGAATAAATTCAGCAATAACAATCTATCAGTTTTGATTAGTGCAGGAATTAATGCAGAAATAGCATCTCAGGATATTGGTAAATTGCATGTTACACTTCACCATAATTTCTGGAACAATATTTCAGAAAGAGAACCAACAATGAATTATGGAAGTGTTCACTTGTTTAATAATTATCACTTAAACAATAGCGGATACTCAATCAGTGCTCGTGCTGGTGGAAATGTTCGTACCGATAATGAATATTTTGAAAATTGCGTTAAACCAATTTCAACAAACTTAGCGGGTGATCCTCCGGGATATATTAGTGGATCAGAAACAAATCTATATGTAAAATCAGGTAAAAATGATATTACTACACCACTTGCAAACTGGACACCAACTTATGAATATAAATCAGCCCTTAATGCAGCAGCAGATGTTCCATCTATTGTAACTAAAGGAGCCGGTGCAACATTATAATAAATAGAAATAAATAAAATATCTAACCACAAGGCCATCTGACTGTAAGTCAGGTGGCCTTGTGGTTTAACGACCTTTTTTATATCCGTTGTCATGACCGAAAACAGAAAGAAAGTATTGATTGCTTGTGATTCATCACGAACCTTGCTGGATTTTCGTGGTAAACTCATTGAGGAGCTCATTAAGAAAAATGATGTATACGTTTTTACTCCGAAAATTTCGCAACAGCATGTAAGGGAAAGACTAAAAATCATGAATGTTACTGTATATGAGAATGCGTTAAATGGGAGCAACGTTTCTATTTTTTCTGATCTTAAATATATTTTTAAGTTATATAATCTGATTAAAATAATTAAACCTGATATATTTTTCCCATATACATTTAAGCCTGTAATATATGGAACGATCTTAGCAAGACTATGTAAAATAAATTGTATTACACCCATGCTTACTGGCCTGGGTTACAACTTTACAGATAACGGCGCTAAGAAGAAATTGGTCAGTACAATAACTAAATTTTTATTGAAGTTTAGTTTAAGCGCAAACAAAAGAATTCGAGTCATTTTTCAGAACAAAGATGATTATAACAAATTATTGGAAACCAAAATCATTGGAGCAAAGCACCAGGCATTTGTCGTTAATGGTTCGGGTGTTGATTTAAGTCATTATGACTACTCTGAACCTAAAATTTCACAAATAAGCTTTTTGATGATATCCCGGTTAATCAATTCAAAGGGAGTTAAAGAGTTTTATGAAGCTGCTAAAATAGTACGCAGTAAATTTCCAGATGTAAAATTTAAACTCATTGGCTCATTTGATGACAATATAGATTCAATTACTACAGAGTTATATGCTGAAATTCAATCGGGCGACATTATAGAATACATTGGTCAGGTAGATGATGTCAGGTCATATATTAGGGATGCTTCAATTCTCGTATTACCTTCTTATTATGGGGAAGGCATACCTAGATGCATCTTAGAAGGTATGGCAATGGGAAGGGCAATTATTACCAGTAATTCTGTTGGATGCCGTGAAACTATAGATGCTTCACCATCAGGTATCAATGGTTTTTTAGTTCCAATAAAGAATATCCCAATCCTTGCCTCAAGGATGGAGTATTATATTAACCATACCAAGGATATTATTTTATATGGCATTAATGGAAGGAACTTTGCTAAAAAGAAATTTGATGTGAACCTGGTAAATTCCGAAATGCTTAAAATTATGAATGTTGGTTACTAGAAAGGTTATGATTGTGTAGTCTTAAAATTTTTCAATTGTATGGCATATCATTTAATCAATTTTAAACAGTCAGAAGAGTGGACTTCATATGTTAGTAATTCTGTTAGCTATGACTTTTATCACACCTGGCATTATCATTCTTTAGAGAATAGTGGTGAACCTTTTCTTTTTGTATACGAAGAAGCTGATATTTTTATTGCGCTTCCATTATTGAAAAGAAAAATTGCCAATTCAGATTTGTTTGATCTGACATCTGTTTATGGATATTCTGGTCCGATTTCTAATGTGAAATTCTCTGATATCGATGAGCAATTGCTTGAAAACTTTAAATCCTCTTTTTTAAGTTTTATGGAAGCTGGTCGATATGTTTGCGTTTTCTCTCGTCTCAATCCATTTATTGATCAAAGAATAT
This is a stretch of genomic DNA from Candidatus Pedobacter colombiensis. It encodes these proteins:
- a CDS encoding pectate lyase translates to MERLRKKLTSVLMFGILLSTILMFSQCKKDAPAVPDNLSGSNNIENTTGAVSSTTATSIDVSGATSEGGFAYAVYRDFGTTGDSNAQPTISKLRVFEDGKELGAAHSKHADISSIGKGKFSHWGNGLIFSASDNTDPRKNGRKYTFTTGGTPTEISPVVPSTETALDLSALSAEGGFAYVLYRDFGTTGDSNAQPSISTLRIFEDGKELGAAHSKHADISSIGKGKFSHWGNSLIFSASDNTNPKTNGRKYTFTTGSAPTNPTTPPVTPPETVTPPTTGGGSGVVATGLIGYAAVNGTTTGGKGGSEITVSTLQALKSAVGSDGPKIIYVSGAIKGAGDDPIYVKSNKSIIGLSGASVEGASFMVYTVSNIIVQNLKIKNYVTNAGIQIKEGAHHIWVDHCEFSADRNHGWEYYGKDISITRYSDYVTVSWNKFSNNNLSVLISAGINAEIASQDIGKLHVTLHHNFWNNISEREPTMNYGSVHLFNNYHLNNSGYSISARAGGNVRTDNEYFENCVKPISTNLAGDPPGYISGSETNLYVKSGKNDITTPLANWTPTYEYKSALNAAADVPSIVTKGAGATL
- a CDS encoding NAD-dependent epimerase, with protein sequence MKILVTGTAGFIGFHLANRLLERGDEVIGMDIINDYYDVNLKYARLEESGISKELIAYNTPVKSTKYNNYTFIKLDLTDKIGLHDLFSTYHFDVVCNLAAQAGVRYSLTNPEAYLESNIHGFLNILECCRYAKIKHLLYASSSSVYGLNKKMPFSVNNNVDHPISLYAASKKSNELMAHAYSHLFNLPTTALRFFTVYGPWGRPDMALFIFAKAIMEGKPIRVFNNGNMSRDFTYIDDIVEGIVELVDKPAVHNAIWNAFEPDPASSKAPYSIFNIGRGAPVSLLEFINEIEHNIGVMANKEYLPMQDGDVADTWADISRLKDELNYTPKVSVKEGVHNFVEWYKMFYCSNKEVKKRSRIKTADQNAIFTTRI
- a CDS encoding glycosyltransferase family 4 protein; this translates as MTENRKKVLIACDSSRTLLDFRGKLIEELIKKNDVYVFTPKISQQHVRERLKIMNVTVYENALNGSNVSIFSDLKYIFKLYNLIKIIKPDIFFPYTFKPVIYGTILARLCKINCITPMLTGLGYNFTDNGAKKKLVSTITKFLLKFSLSANKRIRVIFQNKDDYNKLLETKIIGAKHQAFVVNGSGVDLSHYDYSEPKISQISFLMISRLINSKGVKEFYEAAKIVRSKFPDVKFKLIGSFDDNIDSITTELYAEIQSGDIIEYIGQVDDVRSYIRDASILVLPSYYGEGIPRCILEGMAMGRAIITSNSVGCRETIDASPSGINGFLVPIKNIPILASRMEYYINHTKDIILYGINGRNFAKKKFDVNLVNSEMLKIMNVGY